A portion of the Candidatus Nitrosotenuis aquarius genome contains these proteins:
- a CDS encoding SufB/SufD family protein, giving the protein MQKLALSTINPTHVDEISASKKEPDWLKQIRKNSFAIYESLPPEVSPLYNKYTDAKRMNPSEVSLVTESQNAIFDALKPRLAELEKEIHIIQAGTNIFRINLPEDLKAKGVVISSIYDAIQNNPELVKKALESSDPKEDKYTALNNAAFNSGIFVKIPKNLILDKPIHIVSCISPDGTSTISKNVIVAEQSSKASIVQELYAPKSTSQQAYLELLTVDAQANSQLAMTTFQAMDQSAVNFSTRNCTISQDAKITWYLGLFGSMLSRYRTNYYLDGVGAYAEDAEIVFGDNEQSFDLSANLIHKKQATEGKVVQRSVLRNKSKSLFKGMIKILEGASQSRSFLSGRSILLDKDAKSDAIPGLEILTNDVKATHSASVAQVDEEQIFYLGCRCLDRAEAERIIVEGFLEPMSRTMSYQVRAWIAYLIESKWAGRDLVLKSDENLRAIVEVEEVRYKEADQIETHYKYR; this is encoded by the coding sequence ATGCAAAAACTCGCTTTATCCACAATCAATCCGACTCATGTGGATGAAATCTCTGCATCAAAAAAAGAGCCAGACTGGCTAAAACAAATCAGAAAAAACTCGTTTGCAATTTATGAGTCACTGCCGCCAGAGGTGTCGCCGCTATACAACAAGTACACAGACGCAAAAAGAATGAATCCATCCGAGGTATCACTAGTAACAGAATCGCAAAACGCAATCTTTGATGCGCTAAAGCCAAGACTGGCAGAACTGGAAAAGGAAATCCACATCATCCAAGCTGGCACCAATATTTTCAGAATAAACCTCCCAGAGGATCTCAAGGCAAAAGGAGTTGTAATATCATCGATTTATGACGCAATTCAAAACAATCCAGAGCTGGTCAAAAAAGCACTGGAATCATCGGATCCAAAAGAAGACAAGTACACGGCATTGAATAATGCAGCATTCAACTCTGGGATATTTGTCAAAATCCCAAAGAACCTGATCTTGGACAAACCAATTCATATCGTGTCCTGCATATCGCCAGACGGCACATCCACAATATCCAAAAATGTCATAGTGGCAGAACAATCAAGCAAGGCAAGCATCGTACAGGAATTGTACGCGCCAAAAAGCACAAGCCAGCAAGCATACCTGGAACTGCTAACAGTTGACGCCCAGGCAAACTCGCAGCTTGCAATGACTACATTTCAGGCAATGGACCAGTCAGCAGTAAATTTCTCAACTAGAAACTGTACCATATCACAGGACGCAAAAATAACTTGGTATCTGGGGCTGTTTGGCTCTATGCTGTCCAGATACAGGACAAACTACTACCTTGACGGTGTCGGCGCATATGCAGAAGACGCAGAAATTGTCTTTGGCGACAATGAGCAGTCATTTGACCTGTCTGCAAACCTGATTCACAAAAAACAGGCAACCGAAGGCAAGGTAGTGCAAAGATCAGTTCTAAGAAACAAATCAAAATCATTATTCAAAGGAATGATCAAAATTCTGGAAGGCGCTTCACAATCAAGATCATTTCTGTCAGGGCGTTCTATTCTATTGGATAAAGACGCAAAATCCGACGCAATTCCAGGCCTTGAAATCCTGACCAACGATGTCAAGGCAACACACTCTGCATCCGTAGCACAGGTGGATGAAGAGCAGATTTTCTATCTTGGCTGCAGGTGTCTAGACAGGGCAGAGGCAGAGAGAATCATCGTAGAAGGATTCCTAGAGCCGATGTCTAGAACAATGTCGTACCAAGTGCGGGCATGGATTGCATATCTTATTGAATCAAAGTGGGCAGGACGCGACCTCGTACTCAAATCAGACGAAAATCTTCGAGCCATAGTCGAAGTGGAAGAAGTAAGATACAAGGAAGCAGACCAAATAGAAACCCACTACAAGTACAGGTGA
- a CDS encoding uroporphyrinogen-III synthase, which translates to MISGKTIAITRSKDDAQEFIDLASKDNAIPLPIPTIELMPKGDKIVDDFLQDVQEFQPDYSVFMSSKAVKLLFDVAKNTGKYQKLQLAIANTMVMAVGPKTKQALEDEGIKVSFVPSKFSSVGVGEQFTRLNAEGKKVIVPRSGASTEFLAKLLEKIGLIVKENHLYDVQAFSDHAQWKDFKELFSQNKIDGIVFTSASSVRGFFEIMSDFENKELLKKLEKIQIVAIGPFTAEELKKFNVEPKVAGVHTVPGAFEAMKNIFSLA; encoded by the coding sequence ATGATTTCAGGAAAAACAATAGCCATTACTCGCTCAAAGGACGATGCGCAGGAATTCATTGACCTGGCATCAAAAGACAATGCAATACCATTACCCATACCGACAATAGAGCTGATGCCAAAGGGAGACAAGATAGTGGATGACTTTTTGCAGGACGTACAAGAATTCCAGCCGGACTATTCCGTTTTTATGAGCTCAAAGGCAGTCAAACTGCTATTTGATGTGGCAAAAAACACAGGAAAATACCAAAAACTGCAGCTTGCTATAGCAAACACCATGGTGATGGCGGTAGGCCCAAAGACAAAGCAGGCACTAGAAGACGAGGGAATCAAGGTGTCATTTGTTCCAAGCAAATTTTCTTCCGTTGGCGTAGGTGAGCAGTTCACGAGGCTAAATGCGGAAGGAAAAAAGGTAATAGTGCCAAGAAGCGGCGCATCAACAGAATTTCTGGCAAAGCTTCTAGAAAAAATAGGACTAATAGTAAAAGAAAACCACCTGTATGACGTGCAAGCGTTCTCTGATCATGCCCAATGGAAAGACTTCAAGGAATTATTTTCACAAAATAAAATTGATGGAATTGTTTTCACGTCAGCATCCTCAGTTCGAGGATTCTTTGAGATAATGTCTGATTTTGAAAATAAAGAGTTGCTAAAAAAATTAGAGAAAATACAGATCGTAGCAATCGGCCCGTTCACTGCAGAGGAATTAAAAAAATTCAACGTCGAACCAAAAGTTGCAGGCGTTCATACTGTTCCAGGAGCTTTTGAAGCAATGAAAAATATTTTTTCATTAGCTTGA
- a CDS encoding iron-sulfur cluster assembly scaffold protein: MSDNADIYHEMIVDYSRHPSNFGKIENPTVHYHDSNPLCGDSIDIYMNVDNDKVSDIKFSGRGCAICLACTSVLTEIVKGKSIEDVRKIQKNDVLGELGLENLQAVRIKCALLSLKVLKYGLYSYLAAKDANADALKQEASSLY; encoded by the coding sequence ATGAGTGACAATGCAGACATTTACCACGAAATGATCGTGGATTACTCTAGGCACCCAAGCAATTTTGGCAAAATTGAAAACCCGACGGTACATTACCACGACAGCAATCCTCTTTGTGGGGACAGCATCGACATTTACATGAATGTTGACAACGATAAGGTATCTGACATCAAGTTCAGCGGACGCGGATGCGCAATCTGCCTTGCATGCACCTCGGTTTTGACCGAAATAGTCAAGGGCAAAAGCATCGAAGACGTGCGAAAGATCCAGAAAAATGATGTCCTTGGGGAATTGGGCCTCGAAAACCTCCAGGCCGTGCGCATAAAATGCGCATTACTCTCACTCAAGGTCCTAAAATACGGCCTGTACTCGTATTTGGCAGCAAAAGATGCAAATGCAGATGCCTTAAAACAGGAAGCCTCAAGCCTATACTAG
- a CDS encoding non-heme iron oxygenase ferredoxin subunit: protein MGRWVKACAQDQLKNNDMCSVDIEEKKLLITNLGGKIYATDRICTHAEADLSTGFLSDDGVRCPLHLSVFNLENGQPQNPPAEVALKIYNVKIDHNEIYVEV from the coding sequence TTGGGAAGATGGGTAAAGGCATGTGCGCAAGACCAGCTAAAAAACAACGACATGTGCTCTGTTGACATTGAAGAAAAAAAATTGCTAATCACAAATCTAGGGGGCAAAATCTACGCAACCGACAGAATATGCACGCACGCAGAGGCTGACCTGTCAACTGGATTTTTGTCAGATGATGGGGTTCGATGCCCATTACATCTTTCTGTTTTTAATCTGGAGAACGGGCAGCCGCAAAATCCGCCGGCCGAAGTTGCTCTGAAAATTTACAATGTTAAAATAGATCACAACGAGATCTACGTTGAGGTTTAG
- the hemC gene encoding hydroxymethylbilane synthase has translation MKYLIGTRGSQLSISQTNWVVSELKKKNPDSDYEIKTITTKGDTDARPLFTINQKGIFEKEIDKAVAEKQVDFAVHSLKDVPSILPDDLILGCVPPREPFNDIFISKNGDTLDTIKKGALIGTSSLRRAVQVSRKRPDLQVKTIRGNVETRINKVQDGIFDGIVLAQAGINRLGVNVKHTPLPIVDFPPSPGQGALGIVCRKNDTQTISMLQKIQDNNSRIAVESERALSEFVDSGCRFPVGAFAQINDDILDLTVIAYSIDGKQALVVKKSGNKSNPYQIGKEAAEELQRKGVNDLAKDWRAKLDEWNK, from the coding sequence ATGAAATATCTGATTGGCACTAGGGGAAGCCAGCTTTCAATATCGCAGACAAACTGGGTAGTGTCGGAGCTAAAAAAGAAAAACCCAGATTCAGATTATGAAATCAAAACAATAACGACCAAGGGCGACACCGACGCAAGACCGTTATTTACGATAAACCAAAAGGGAATTTTTGAAAAAGAAATCGACAAGGCAGTCGCAGAAAAACAAGTAGACTTTGCAGTGCACAGCCTCAAGGATGTACCATCAATTCTCCCAGATGATCTAATCCTTGGATGTGTTCCACCAAGAGAGCCGTTCAACGACATTTTCATTTCAAAAAACGGCGACACACTAGATACCATCAAAAAAGGTGCGCTAATTGGCACAAGCAGTCTGAGACGCGCAGTCCAAGTTTCCAGAAAAAGGCCTGACCTCCAAGTAAAGACAATTCGCGGAAACGTGGAAACTAGAATAAATAAAGTCCAAGACGGAATATTTGATGGGATTGTTCTGGCACAAGCAGGAATCAACAGGCTTGGAGTAAACGTAAAGCACACCCCGCTGCCAATAGTTGACTTTCCACCCTCCCCAGGACAGGGAGCGCTGGGAATTGTTTGCCGAAAAAACGACACTCAAACAATATCGATGCTACAAAAAATCCAAGACAATAACTCCAGAATCGCAGTGGAATCCGAGCGTGCACTATCCGAATTTGTAGACTCTGGGTGCAGATTCCCTGTTGGCGCATTTGCCCAAATAAACGATGACATACTAGACCTCACAGTAATCGCATATTCAATTGATGGCAAGCAAGCACTAGTTGTAAAAAAATCCGGAAACAAGTCAAATCCATACCAAATAGGAAAAGAGGCAGCAGAAGAATTGCAACGAAAAGGTGTAAATGATCTTGCCAAAGACTGGAGAGCAAAGTTGGACGAGTGGAACAAATGA
- the sufB gene encoding Fe-S cluster assembly protein SufB: protein MAQENLNMDYSKYDFKESTEMYVHLSKKGLSKEVIQEISKLKNEPQWMLDFRLRAYEVFMKKPMPNWGPDLGMIDFQNIYYYAKASEKTEKNWDDVPPEVKRTFDKLGIPEAEKKFLAGVGAQYESEVVYHNLREDLAKQGVLFLDTDTALKEHPEIFKKYFGKIIPPEDNKFAALNSAVWSGGSFIYIPPGVKVDMPLQAYFRINAENIGQFERTLIIADEGSEVHYIEGCTAPVYSSESLHSAVVELVAHKDAKLRYTTIQNWSSDVYNLVTKRAYAYQGAKVEWIDGNIGSKITMKYPGIYLLEPKAHGETLSIAFAGKGQHQDTGAKMVHLAPETTSRITSKSVSRLNGRTTYRGLLHVAKGATNVKSSVRCDALLLDDTSKTDTYPYMEINQEDATVTHEATVGKIGDEQIFYLMTRGFSEEEALTLIVNGFMEPFTKELPMEYAVELNRLIKLEMDDSVG, encoded by the coding sequence ATGGCGCAAGAAAATCTCAACATGGATTATTCAAAATATGATTTCAAAGAATCCACCGAGATGTATGTGCATTTATCAAAAAAAGGATTATCAAAAGAAGTAATTCAAGAAATTTCTAAATTAAAAAATGAACCACAATGGATGCTTGATTTCAGACTAAGAGCATACGAAGTGTTCATGAAAAAGCCAATGCCGAACTGGGGTCCAGACTTGGGCATGATCGACTTTCAAAATATCTACTATTATGCAAAGGCTTCTGAAAAAACAGAGAAAAACTGGGATGATGTCCCACCAGAGGTAAAAAGAACCTTTGACAAGCTGGGAATTCCAGAGGCAGAAAAGAAATTCCTAGCAGGCGTAGGCGCACAATACGAATCCGAAGTTGTATATCACAATCTGCGTGAAGACTTGGCAAAGCAAGGCGTACTATTCCTAGACACGGACACTGCACTAAAAGAACATCCGGAGATCTTCAAGAAGTATTTTGGCAAAATAATTCCTCCAGAAGACAACAAGTTTGCGGCATTAAACTCTGCAGTGTGGAGCGGAGGATCGTTCATCTACATTCCACCAGGAGTCAAAGTCGACATGCCGCTACAAGCATACTTTAGAATCAACGCAGAAAACATTGGACAGTTCGAGAGAACACTAATCATTGCGGACGAAGGATCCGAAGTCCACTACATCGAAGGATGCACTGCACCAGTATATTCCTCAGAGTCATTGCACTCTGCCGTAGTGGAATTGGTTGCACACAAGGACGCCAAGCTGCGATACACAACAATCCAAAACTGGAGCTCTGATGTGTACAATCTTGTCACCAAACGAGCATATGCATACCAAGGTGCAAAAGTAGAATGGATTGACGGCAACATTGGCAGCAAAATAACAATGAAGTATCCTGGAATCTACTTGCTAGAACCAAAGGCGCACGGCGAAACACTGTCCATCGCATTTGCAGGAAAAGGCCAGCACCAAGACACCGGAGCAAAAATGGTACACCTGGCACCAGAAACAACATCGCGAATCACATCAAAATCAGTAAGCAGACTAAACGGCAGAACCACCTACAGAGGCTTGTTGCATGTGGCGAAGGGAGCTACAAACGTAAAATCCTCAGTACGATGCGATGCCTTACTATTAGATGACACTTCAAAAACTGACACCTACCCATACATGGAAATCAACCAAGAAGACGCAACCGTTACCCACGAGGCAACTGTAGGCAAGATAGGTGACGAGCAAATCTTTTACCTGATGACCAGAGGCTTTTCAGAAGAAGAAGCACTGACACTAATTGTAAACGGATTCATGGAGCCATTTACCAAAGAGCTCCCAATGGAATATGCAGTCGAGCTAAACCGACTCATAAAACTGGAAATGGACGACTCGGTAGGATAA
- the hemL gene encoding glutamate-1-semialdehyde 2,1-aminomutase, which yields MPKSKKLFDSAKKIIPSGVSSPVRYFEPYPFFVKKAQGSLIWDEDGSEYVDYCTGYGAMILGHRHPQVISAVQKQLNTGTLYGAPTALEVELATLIKKAYPSMQKIRLVNTGSEATMTAIRLARGFTKKKKIIKFEGCYHGAHESMLVRAGSGLAGISVSDGIPDDFTKNTIVVQYNNSEQLDKVISKNKDIAGVIVEPVLGNMGLILPEKNFLHDMRKMTKQAGIPLIFDEIITGFRMGLGGAQEHFGITPDITTLGKSLSNGFVISAVGGKKEIMDQLAPGGKVYEASTFAGNPISVAAGIASIRTMSTLKSKIYPKLAKQCLTLAKSIHESATKYGIQHQVNAIESMFQIFFTDKPVTDYASSKRADGKKFHKLFHSLLNEGIFVAPSQFETGFLSYAHTESDLDKTIHAYDYALRQVRQ from the coding sequence TTGCCTAAATCAAAAAAACTATTTGATTCTGCAAAAAAAATAATCCCGTCTGGTGTCAGCAGCCCTGTACGCTATTTTGAGCCATATCCGTTTTTTGTCAAAAAAGCGCAGGGCAGCCTAATTTGGGATGAAGACGGAAGCGAGTATGTAGATTACTGCACAGGATACGGCGCAATGATTTTGGGCCACAGGCACCCACAAGTGATTTCTGCAGTACAAAAACAGCTAAACACTGGAACACTATATGGCGCGCCAACCGCGCTTGAGGTAGAACTAGCAACTTTAATCAAAAAAGCATATCCATCAATGCAAAAGATTCGACTGGTAAACACTGGATCTGAGGCCACCATGACCGCAATTAGACTGGCAAGGGGCTTTACCAAGAAAAAAAAGATAATAAAATTTGAAGGCTGTTACCATGGCGCACACGAATCAATGCTGGTGCGAGCTGGCTCTGGACTAGCAGGAATTTCAGTATCTGATGGCATACCTGATGATTTTACAAAAAACACCATTGTAGTCCAGTACAACAATTCAGAACAACTAGACAAAGTAATTTCAAAAAACAAAGACATTGCTGGCGTTATAGTAGAGCCAGTCCTTGGCAACATGGGCCTTATTTTGCCAGAAAAGAATTTCCTCCATGACATGAGAAAAATGACAAAGCAAGCGGGCATTCCACTGATCTTCGATGAAATAATCACGGGATTTAGGATGGGCCTGGGAGGCGCACAGGAACACTTTGGAATTACGCCTGATATCACAACACTTGGAAAATCACTGTCAAACGGATTTGTAATCTCTGCAGTTGGAGGAAAAAAAGAGATAATGGACCAGCTAGCGCCTGGCGGCAAAGTGTACGAGGCAAGCACATTTGCAGGCAATCCAATTTCCGTTGCGGCCGGCATAGCATCCATACGCACAATGTCTACGCTGAAAAGCAAAATCTATCCAAAACTGGCAAAACAATGCCTGACTCTGGCAAAATCCATCCACGAATCCGCCACAAAATACGGAATACAGCACCAAGTAAATGCAATAGAGTCCATGTTTCAGATTTTCTTTACAGACAAGCCAGTCACAGACTATGCATCATCCAAAAGAGCAGACGGAAAAAAATTCCACAAACTATTCCATAGTTTGCTAAATGAGGGAATCTTTGTTGCACCATCCCAGTTTGAAACCGGATTTTTATCATATGCACACACAGAATCTGACTTGGACAAGACAATACATGCATACGATTATGCACTAAGGCAGGTCAGACAATGA
- a CDS encoding phosphoglycerate kinase gives MKILTLGDFDLKGKTVLLRVDMNCPIDPATGEISGVKRIEEATETITALSEAKVVVVSHQGRVGNKDYIGMEQHAKILEKMLGKKVTYVQDVIGSLAQDAIKKMQNGDIILLDNLRFCAEENYEFTPEDASQTIMVQRLGKLFDLCVLDSFPSAHRAHPSLVGFSHVIPTCAGKIVEREVRKLEEILTVAKAPHVIVLGGSKVTDRLEAIKMLIKRGRADQILLTGLIGNVFMRAQARIKYPLGIKGEEDAVAKAHALMGEYPDVFFTPVDVAISNEGKRVELDVRLLNKGDQIYDLGPKTIEHYSKIISGAGTVFISGPPGFFEKEDFSYGTKAMLEAVANSMATTIVSGGHLTSALKKYGLAEKITHISTAGGALVLYLTGEKLPMIQSLESAAARFRSK, from the coding sequence GTGAAGATCCTAACGCTTGGAGATTTTGACCTAAAGGGAAAGACAGTTCTCCTTCGCGTTGACATGAATTGCCCAATAGATCCTGCAACCGGCGAGATTTCCGGAGTAAAGAGAATTGAAGAGGCAACCGAAACCATCACTGCACTATCAGAGGCCAAAGTGGTTGTAGTGTCACACCAGGGCAGAGTTGGCAACAAGGACTATATCGGAATGGAGCAGCACGCAAAAATTTTGGAAAAGATGCTCGGCAAAAAAGTCACATACGTGCAAGACGTAATTGGCTCACTTGCCCAAGATGCAATTAAGAAAATGCAAAACGGCGACATCATCCTGTTGGATAATTTGAGGTTTTGTGCAGAAGAAAATTACGAGTTTACACCAGAAGATGCATCGCAGACAATAATGGTGCAAAGACTGGGAAAATTATTTGACCTGTGTGTTCTGGATTCATTTCCGTCTGCACACAGGGCGCACCCTTCCTTGGTTGGGTTCTCCCATGTCATACCCACATGCGCAGGCAAGATAGTAGAGCGAGAGGTAAGAAAGCTGGAAGAGATCCTAACCGTGGCAAAGGCTCCGCACGTAATAGTGCTTGGGGGCTCCAAGGTGACTGACAGACTGGAAGCAATCAAGATGCTAATCAAGCGTGGGCGGGCAGACCAAATACTTCTGACGGGCCTAATAGGCAACGTTTTCATGCGTGCGCAGGCTCGAATCAAGTACCCATTAGGCATCAAGGGGGAAGAGGACGCAGTAGCCAAAGCCCATGCACTAATGGGAGAATACCCAGACGTCTTCTTTACACCAGTGGATGTCGCAATCAGTAATGAAGGAAAGCGAGTCGAGCTTGATGTACGATTATTAAACAAGGGCGACCAGATTTACGATCTTGGGCCAAAGACAATAGAGCACTATTCCAAGATAATATCTGGTGCAGGAACCGTATTCATTTCAGGCCCGCCAGGATTTTTTGAAAAAGAAGACTTTAGCTACGGAACCAAGGCAATGCTAGAAGCGGTTGCAAATTCCATGGCAACAACAATTGTTAGCGGCGGACACCTAACATCTGCTCTAAAAAAATATGGCCTAGCAGAGAAAATAACTCACATCAGTACGGCAGGCGGGGCACTGGTGTTATACCTGACTGGAGAAAAGCTTCCAATGATCCAGTCGTTGGAATCGGCAGCCGCCAGATTCAGATCTAAATAG
- a CDS encoding phosphatase PAP2 family protein — MQNWLFGLRSRPFFVLMISFIVLSVLVQTKVTQDFDRSTVLYFQSIGGNHNLDLAMWIITEIGDVRWLVLFSIVILIIRRTRRIGLVMLLSLVAGTIGAGYLKGYVIDNPRPELEFLGSELPYEIAQDTFVLGTNGSFPSGHATRAAVIALLAGYALSNRFPRGRYLIWAFPVLESLSRVYVLQHYPMDVIGGTIFGTTLAAIIGNKLKLYKFFAKSEA, encoded by the coding sequence TTGCAAAACTGGTTGTTTGGCCTACGATCTAGGCCGTTCTTTGTCTTGATGATATCATTCATAGTGCTGTCTGTTTTGGTGCAGACCAAAGTAACGCAAGACTTTGACCGCTCCACTGTTTTGTACTTCCAGTCAATTGGGGGAAACCACAACTTGGACCTTGCAATGTGGATTATAACAGAAATTGGCGATGTGCGCTGGCTGGTACTATTTAGCATAGTGATTCTGATTATTCGAAGAACTAGAAGAATTGGACTTGTGATGCTCTTGAGCCTGGTTGCAGGCACAATTGGTGCAGGCTATCTCAAGGGATACGTAATTGACAATCCTAGGCCAGAACTGGAATTTTTGGGAAGTGAATTGCCATATGAGATAGCCCAGGACACATTTGTTCTGGGAACAAACGGCTCTTTTCCGTCAGGCCATGCTACTAGGGCGGCAGTGATTGCTTTGCTTGCTGGCTATGCGTTATCTAATAGGTTCCCTCGGGGCAGATACCTGATCTGGGCATTTCCCGTTCTGGAATCGCTGAGCCGAGTCTATGTGTTGCAGCACTACCCGATGGATGTAATCGGCGGAACAATATTTGGCACTACTCTGGCAGCCATAATTGGCAACAAGCTAAAGCTGTACAAATTCTTTGCAAAGTCAGAGGCCTAG
- the cobA gene encoding uroporphyrinogen-III C-methyltransferase gives MSGTVYLVGAGPGDHKLLTLRAAELIKSADVVLYDRLVSKKIIAMIPKRTTKLYVGREVGDDYKHQDDTNLQMVKFAKSNKNVVRLKGGDPFIFGRGGEEAEYLKKYKIKFEIIPGITSGIGSAIYSGIPLTHRKYSSSVVFVTGHEDPGKTKSPVQWKKLAKSVETIVIMMGLSRIGTISKQLVAGGMSKTTPVAVIYKGTNEDQKTLVGNLSNIAQKIKENKFTPPSVIIIGNVVKLHKTIAWRK, from the coding sequence ATGAGCGGAACCGTATATTTGGTTGGGGCAGGTCCTGGAGACCACAAACTACTCACGCTACGCGCAGCTGAGCTCATCAAATCCGCAGATGTCGTCCTCTATGACAGACTGGTATCAAAGAAAATCATAGCAATGATTCCAAAAAGAACGACCAAGCTATATGTTGGCAGAGAAGTAGGCGATGACTACAAGCACCAAGACGACACCAACCTGCAGATGGTAAAATTTGCAAAATCAAACAAAAATGTTGTACGACTAAAGGGAGGCGACCCATTCATCTTTGGCCGAGGCGGTGAAGAAGCAGAATATCTAAAAAAATACAAAATAAAATTCGAAATAATTCCAGGCATAACATCTGGCATCGGCTCTGCGATATACTCTGGCATACCATTGACTCATAGGAAATACTCGTCATCTGTAGTTTTTGTGACAGGCCACGAAGATCCTGGTAAAACAAAATCCCCGGTGCAGTGGAAAAAGCTTGCAAAATCAGTTGAAACCATAGTGATAATGATGGGACTATCCAGAATCGGTACAATATCAAAGCAGTTGGTTGCTGGGGGCATGTCCAAGACAACGCCTGTTGCAGTGATATACAAGGGAACAAACGAAGATCAGAAAACACTCGTCGGAAATTTATCAAACATTGCGCAAAAGATCAAGGAAAACAAATTCACGCCGCCGTCAGTTATAATAATAGGAAACGTAGTCAAACTACACAAAACAATAGCGTGGAGAAAATGA
- a CDS encoding aminotransferase class V-fold PLP-dependent enzyme: MQTIISTEQIRKDFPILQRKVRNGKNLVYLDNAATTQKPIQVINAITDFYTNHNSNIHRAVHALAEEATEAYEMTRDKIAKFLNIKDRQEIVFVRGTTEAINLVAYAWGRQNIKEGDIIVTTEYEHHSNIVPWQLLTQEKKGKLEYIAIDDNGELMLDQLDQYLATGKVKLVAVSQMSNVLGTITDVAAVIAKCKKAGVRVLIDGAQSVPHMKVDIDALGCDFFAFSGHKMLGPTGVGVLWAKKELLEQMAPFHGGGDMIREVHKYETTWNDLPYKFEAGTPNIADVIGFAAAIDYLNNIGMDYVRAHEIEITKYALDKLSQINGIKLYGTSDMSKRGGVISFNFADIHPHDLATIIDEDGVAIRSGHHCAQVLMEKLDIAATSRASFYIYNTKEEVDVLINSLSRAARLFKL; the protein is encoded by the coding sequence ATGCAAACTATAATTTCCACTGAACAAATCAGAAAAGACTTTCCAATTCTACAGAGAAAGGTTCGAAACGGAAAAAATCTAGTATACCTGGACAATGCAGCAACAACACAAAAGCCAATCCAGGTAATCAACGCAATTACTGATTTCTATACCAATCACAATTCCAATATCCACAGGGCAGTACACGCATTGGCAGAAGAGGCAACAGAAGCATACGAGATGACCCGAGACAAGATTGCAAAGTTCCTCAACATCAAGGACAGGCAAGAAATCGTCTTTGTTAGGGGAACAACAGAGGCAATCAACCTGGTAGCATATGCATGGGGCAGGCAAAACATCAAGGAAGGCGACATTATAGTCACCACGGAATACGAGCACCATTCCAATATTGTTCCATGGCAGCTCCTGACCCAGGAAAAAAAGGGCAAGCTGGAATACATTGCAATCGATGACAATGGCGAGCTGATGCTAGACCAGCTAGACCAGTACCTGGCAACAGGCAAAGTCAAGCTAGTAGCAGTAAGCCAAATGTCAAATGTGCTGGGAACCATTACTGATGTTGCGGCGGTGATTGCAAAATGCAAAAAGGCAGGAGTCCGGGTTTTAATTGACGGCGCCCAGTCTGTTCCGCACATGAAAGTGGACATTGATGCGCTTGGATGCGATTTCTTTGCTTTCTCTGGGCACAAAATGCTAGGTCCTACAGGCGTTGGGGTCCTTTGGGCAAAAAAAGAACTCCTAGAGCAAATGGCGCCATTCCACGGGGGAGGCGACATGATTCGCGAGGTCCACAAGTACGAAACAACATGGAATGATCTGCCGTACAAATTCGAGGCAGGCACTCCAAACATTGCGGACGTAATCGGATTTGCCGCAGCAATTGACTATCTAAACAACATTGGCATGGACTATGTGCGAGCACATGAAATAGAAATCACAAAATACGCACTGGACAAGCTATCGCAAATAAACGGAATCAAACTATACGGAACATCGGACATGTCAAAGCGAGGAGGAGTAATATCGTTTAATTTTGCGGACATTCACCCGCATGACCTAGCTACAATAATAGATGAAGACGGGGTTGCAATACGATCAGGCCACCACTGCGCCCAAGTACTAATGGAAAAGCTAGACATTGCGGCAACCTCTCGTGCAAGCTTTTACATTTACAATACAAAAGAAGAAGTAGACGTACTCATCAATTCACTGTCCAGAGCTGCGAGGTTGTTTAAGCTATGA